In Sporosarcina sp. PTS2304, a genomic segment contains:
- a CDS encoding sensor histidine kinase KdpD has translation MHVSSWLLIVVLVVSLLVVLVCLMLVLHWDIKKMTRQLEGIIENFGTNEVVRTHSQNKNLARFAAKINELILLFKQDQQQMHKREMNLKREITNISHDLRTPLTSIKGFSELLSNPTLTVEEKDEYLAVVQKKIDHLTNVVDSFYELSQLDSLDKQLVMEKHFLNEVVVETMLTFYDAFEKKQLQVQISEREVSPILADKKATDRIVANIIQNALTYSKSYVRLDLIEDDKTIRLRVANDVEAFDMAKIQRIFDRTFRMDSSRTNERVGLGLHIVQQLVEMQGGHVMAEVAGEEFVVEVSFRKWV, from the coding sequence ATGCATGTGAGCAGCTGGTTACTGATTGTGGTGCTAGTGGTTTCACTGCTAGTTGTTCTAGTTTGTCTAATGCTAGTGCTTCATTGGGATATTAAAAAGATGACGAGGCAGTTAGAGGGAATCATTGAGAACTTCGGTACCAATGAAGTCGTTCGTACCCATAGCCAGAATAAGAACTTGGCTCGATTTGCTGCGAAAATTAACGAGCTCATTCTTTTATTTAAGCAGGATCAGCAACAGATGCATAAGAGAGAAATGAATCTGAAGCGAGAAATTACTAATATCTCACATGATTTACGAACGCCTTTAACGTCGATCAAAGGATTTTCAGAATTATTATCGAATCCTACATTAACTGTAGAAGAAAAGGACGAGTATCTAGCGGTTGTGCAAAAGAAAATAGATCATCTGACCAATGTCGTGGATTCGTTTTATGAACTTTCGCAATTGGATTCATTGGATAAACAATTGGTGATGGAGAAGCATTTTCTGAATGAAGTAGTCGTAGAAACGATGCTGACATTCTATGATGCGTTTGAGAAGAAGCAATTACAGGTGCAAATAAGCGAGCGTGAAGTTTCACCTATTCTTGCAGATAAGAAAGCGACCGATCGGATTGTAGCCAATATTATTCAAAATGCGCTAACTTATAGTAAAAGTTATGTAAGGTTAGATCTGATAGAGGATGATAAAACGATTCGATTACGGGTTGCCAATGACGTGGAAGCGTTTGACATGGCTAAGATTCAACGGATTTTTGATCGGACGTTTCGGATGGACTCTAGTCGCACAAATGAACGGGTTGGATTAGGTTTACATATTGTTCAGCAACTTGTCGAAATGCAAGGCGGACATGTGATGGCTGAAGTTGCTGGCGAGGAATTTGTAGTGGAAGTTTCGTTTAGGAAATGGGTGTAG
- a CDS encoding CHAT domain-containing protein — protein sequence MLNAEVFREKFLHNYFIVYDSERTREDRPSFHLCSPIVEDVAEAFWYGLHLPRHAFDFVQAPDGLFSIGDGIQQHNIFLISDKMNGENITLIEQYPPTLYITESSCYKKVLDLHAMLPSMLGVITMDELSSESLATHWQAIQEATKQLLKTYGVDREFLKTHPVLHKDKARSALPNIFLGTQYGDIDALLTTLQAHDYSPRVRALMQKEALMVADMYHQVGDQLNKVDAKQAQELIRNNYQVMPSALVVTLPGGPKFRQSYQTKYAEPEIRQEEKGLIEFLGIQRAISLGGVWLEGEVLSPEVFHALAELQQHIYVKKPNSRYINRMQKKFGKELAACFELVDLGEFIRASSKLVAFTDFPVGLAILPGYTDPLCNMIPITYRPLTPLTFAFQYGLPQRDEHYIGRGKGFKVLVIECLAETEKIRAISDVAWSYVREHHRDNKMISIFYEVAESVKDLEAFINSRSDIDMLVISAHGTYNDEGVAGLSVGGRVWLPTDELRVPPIVILSACHAAVKGKGNYTVSDAFLRAGALAVLGTLIPVDVRENAYLMQRFFQYVSEVVDGKHTCYDITDAWMRVINANIFSEIMTTTKKLTEWSMMEDSNGKLPFERYVEKVKTVAPAIGHLHQQTVEIVSEIAEQDGMKENMLAVLQSKGYVSESAFYIWSGYPEKIYLQAKW from the coding sequence GTGTTGAATGCTGAAGTGTTTCGAGAGAAGTTTTTGCATAATTATTTTATTGTCTATGATAGTGAACGTACGAGAGAAGATCGACCGAGTTTTCATCTGTGCAGTCCAATCGTAGAAGATGTAGCTGAGGCATTTTGGTATGGTTTGCACTTACCTAGACATGCGTTTGACTTCGTACAGGCACCTGATGGGTTGTTTTCGATAGGTGATGGTATTCAGCAACATAATATATTTTTAATTTCTGATAAAATGAATGGTGAAAATATAACACTTATTGAACAGTATCCACCTACGTTATACATAACGGAAAGCTCTTGCTATAAGAAAGTGCTTGATCTGCATGCGATGTTGCCTTCTATGCTAGGTGTGATTACTATGGATGAGTTATCGTCAGAATCCCTCGCCACTCATTGGCAAGCTATTCAGGAAGCAACAAAGCAACTGTTAAAAACGTATGGAGTGGATAGGGAGTTTCTGAAAACCCACCCTGTACTCCATAAAGACAAAGCTCGTTCAGCCTTGCCGAATATCTTTTTAGGTACCCAGTACGGTGATATTGACGCTTTACTGACTACTTTACAAGCACATGACTATTCTCCAAGAGTCAGAGCGTTGATGCAAAAAGAGGCATTGATGGTTGCTGATATGTATCATCAAGTAGGTGATCAACTGAATAAGGTTGATGCTAAACAAGCACAGGAATTGATTCGCAACAACTATCAAGTCATGCCTTCTGCTCTCGTTGTGACACTTCCTGGTGGTCCGAAGTTCAGACAAAGCTACCAAACGAAGTATGCCGAGCCCGAGATTCGTCAGGAAGAAAAAGGCTTGATCGAGTTTCTTGGGATCCAACGTGCGATTTCCCTTGGTGGTGTTTGGTTAGAAGGTGAGGTGCTTTCTCCGGAAGTATTCCACGCGCTCGCTGAATTGCAACAACATATCTATGTAAAGAAACCAAATAGTCGGTATATCAACCGAATGCAGAAGAAGTTTGGAAAAGAACTCGCCGCATGTTTTGAATTAGTAGATTTGGGTGAATTTATTCGTGCTTCATCCAAGCTCGTTGCTTTTACAGACTTCCCCGTAGGTTTAGCAATTCTCCCGGGCTATACAGATCCGTTATGCAATATGATTCCGATTACGTATCGTCCGTTAACTCCACTGACGTTTGCATTCCAATATGGATTGCCGCAACGTGACGAACATTATATCGGTCGAGGCAAAGGTTTTAAAGTCCTGGTGATCGAGTGTCTTGCGGAGACTGAAAAAATTAGGGCAATATCCGATGTGGCCTGGTCATACGTTAGAGAGCATCATAGGGATAATAAAATGATTTCAATTTTTTATGAAGTGGCGGAATCTGTAAAAGATCTAGAAGCATTCATTAATAGTCGTAGCGATATCGATATGTTGGTGATATCTGCACATGGTACATATAATGACGAAGGTGTAGCGGGGTTATCTGTCGGAGGTCGTGTGTGGTTGCCTACTGACGAATTACGTGTTCCGCCGATTGTTATCTTAAGCGCTTGTCATGCGGCGGTTAAAGGGAAAGGGAATTATACGGTCAGTGATGCTTTCTTACGCGCGGGTGCATTGGCAGTGTTGGGTACGCTTATTCCTGTAGACGTTCGGGAAAATGCTTATTTGATGCAGCGGTTTTTTCAATATGTGTCTGAAGTAGTGGACGGAAAGCATACGTGTTATGACATAACTGATGCGTGGATGCGAGTCATCAATGCGAATATCTTCTCTGAGATTATGACAACGACAAAGAAGTTAACTGAGTGGAGCATGATGGAAGATTCAAATGGAAAACTCCCTTTTGAACGCTATGTAGAAAAAGTGAAGACCGTGGCGCCAGCTATAGGACATTTACATCAGCAAACAGTGGAAATTGTTTCGGAAATTGCTGAACAAGACGGAATGAAAGAAAATATGCTAGCGGTGTTACAAAGTAAAGGTTATGTATCGGAATCCGCTTTTTATATTTGGAGCGGCTATCCAGAAAAAATTTATTTGCAGGCAAAATGGTAG
- a CDS encoding thymidylate synthase, which translates to MQNELEQTYLDFLQHILDEGVKKEDRTGTGTISVFGYQMRFDLAKGFPLFTTKRTPFRLIASELLWFIKGDTNIRYLLQHNNHIWDEWAFKRWVESDEYTGPDMTDFGNRCLVDETFNTVYQAELNAFCERVLADDAFAQKYGDLGNVYGKQWRHWTDSEGNEIDQLQDAIEMIKNNPDSRRIIVNAWNPEDVVNAGAKGSKAALPPCHAMFQLYVANGKLSCQLYQRSGDSFLGVNFNIPSYALLTHLIAHECGLEVGEFIHTLGDAHIYLNHVDQVKEQLSRELRDLPTLRINPDKQSIFDIEMEDLTIEGYDPHPGIKAPIAV; encoded by the coding sequence ATGCAAAATGAATTAGAACAGACCTATCTAGATTTTTTGCAACATATTCTAGATGAGGGTGTGAAGAAAGAAGATCGAACAGGGACGGGTACGATTAGTGTATTCGGCTATCAAATGCGCTTTGATTTAGCTAAGGGGTTTCCGTTGTTTACGACGAAACGTACACCGTTCCGCTTAATCGCGAGTGAGTTATTATGGTTTATCAAAGGTGATACGAATATTCGTTATTTGCTTCAACATAATAACCATATTTGGGATGAGTGGGCATTTAAGCGCTGGGTGGAGTCAGACGAATATACGGGTCCAGATATGACGGACTTCGGGAATCGTTGCCTAGTGGATGAGACATTCAACACGGTCTATCAAGCGGAATTAAATGCGTTTTGTGAACGTGTGCTAGCGGATGATGCCTTTGCGCAGAAGTATGGCGATCTCGGGAATGTCTACGGCAAACAGTGGCGTCACTGGACGGATTCAGAAGGCAATGAAATCGATCAGCTGCAAGACGCGATTGAGATGATTAAAAACAATCCGGACTCCCGCCGAATTATTGTCAATGCATGGAATCCTGAAGATGTCGTGAATGCAGGTGCGAAAGGGAGTAAAGCCGCGTTGCCGCCATGTCACGCGATGTTCCAGTTGTATGTAGCGAACGGCAAGCTGTCTTGTCAGCTCTATCAGCGTAGCGGTGATTCATTCCTCGGTGTGAACTTCAATATTCCGTCGTATGCCTTACTGACGCATTTGATTGCACATGAATGTGGACTTGAAGTAGGAGAGTTTATCCATACGCTAGGGGATGCACATATTTACTTGAATCATGTGGATCAGGTGAAAGAGCAATTGTCGCGTGAACTGCGTGATTTACCTACGTTACGCATTAATCCGGACAAGCAATCTATTTTTGATATAGAAATGGAAGATTTGACGATCGAAGGCTATGATCCGCATCCAGGGATCAAAGCACCGATTGCAGTGTAA
- a CDS encoding ABC transporter permease, with translation MINYLKSEQYRLMRKKSLHITSAVCLLLIVAVAAVLYSSKQADPNFPYATTRFFYSNIIGGSGFIIIVSFLFNFSLTGKDTALLKNAVSFGVSRATIFWSKLILTLGYFLVVSVIGIGLMIALGETLLTSDGQSVDDFLTALVNMLPIILSAFFTMHSMKMVKVSEMYILIVMLVVFVLLGDLLRIVLRPFPTVQEVYAYAPDVLLHENLLDFMNHTVIFGYQFWIVGALLSVLALLLGVTKFAKQTIE, from the coding sequence ATGATTAATTATTTAAAAAGCGAGCAATACCGCTTGATGCGTAAAAAATCTTTGCATATTACGAGTGCCGTTTGTTTATTGTTAATTGTAGCAGTAGCCGCTGTGCTGTATTCTTCCAAACAAGCGGATCCGAATTTTCCTTATGCGACGACTCGGTTCTTCTATTCGAATATTATTGGGGGCAGTGGGTTTATCATCATTGTAAGCTTTCTCTTTAATTTCAGTCTTACTGGCAAAGATACAGCCTTGCTGAAAAATGCAGTTTCTTTTGGGGTATCGAGGGCGACAATTTTCTGGTCCAAGCTGATTTTGACTTTAGGTTATTTCTTAGTAGTGAGTGTGATTGGAATAGGTCTAATGATTGCCTTGGGCGAGACGTTGCTAACGAGTGATGGTCAGTCGGTTGACGATTTTTTGACAGCACTCGTTAACATGTTGCCGATTATACTGAGTGCATTTTTTACTATGCATTCGATGAAAATGGTAAAAGTCAGCGAAATGTATATTTTAATTGTTATGCTAGTTGTTTTTGTGCTTTTAGGGGACTTACTGCGAATTGTTTTACGGCCATTTCCTACTGTACAGGAGGTCTATGCGTACGCACCCGATGTGTTATTACATGAAAACTTACTAGACTTCATGAATCACACAGTAATCTTTGGTTACCAATTCTGGATTGTCGGGGCGTTGCTGTCGGTGCTAGCTTTGCTACTTGGTGTGACGAAGTTTGCGAAACAAACGATTGAGTGA
- a CDS encoding dihydrofolate reductase has protein sequence MISLLVAHDLDRVIGVNNEMPWHIPEELAYFKKKTMGKAVVMGRKTFESIGRPLPGRLNIIITRNPDYEAEGITVVHDLDTAIEQAREYADEVMVIGGAEIFKLALAEADRLYITVIDKHYPGDTFFPEYGEGWELTSESDVQYAQDQTAYTYQVWDRKK, from the coding sequence TTGATATCATTACTAGTAGCGCATGACCTCGACCGGGTGATCGGCGTCAATAACGAAATGCCATGGCATATTCCGGAAGAACTGGCGTATTTCAAGAAGAAGACGATGGGCAAGGCGGTCGTCATGGGGCGAAAAACGTTTGAATCGATCGGCCGTCCGCTACCGGGGCGGTTGAATATTATTATTACACGTAATCCTGATTATGAAGCGGAAGGAATTACGGTCGTGCATGATTTGGATACGGCAATTGAACAAGCAAGAGAGTATGCAGATGAAGTGATGGTGATCGGGGGCGCTGAAATTTTCAAGTTGGCGCTTGCTGAAGCTGATCGCTTGTATATTACGGTAATCGATAAGCATTATCCCGGTGATACGTTCTTTCCGGAGTATGGTGAAGGTTGGGAATTGACGAGCGAGTCCGATGTGCAGTATGCGCAAGACCAGACTGCGTATACGTATCAAGTATGGGACAGAAAAAAATAA